The nucleotide sequence TTTCGCCTCTGCTTACGGACAACAAATGTCACTTCGACGTTTCTCTGTCGAGCCCTTTGGATGGCAGTTTCGGCACGGGTACTCAGGTCAAGGTAAGGTGTGACGACAACCACTTCGCTACGAGCGTTCTCGAAGACATCAAGAATTGCTTCCGTCACATCTCCGTCAGTAAAGATTTGCATTTCCTGTTCCTCTTCCGCCACCACAACCTCCACTTACCCCCGTCTAGTCCAGCTCCACCACAAACGGCACCCGACCCCGAAGCTGCGGCTTCCCGTCCGGCCACTCTTCCTTCGGCAGCTCGTACACCACCTCGATTTCGTTCCCGTCCGGGTCGAGGAAGTAGATGCCGAAGCCCAGCCCGTGCTCGCCGTACCCCACGATCGGCACCTCGAGCTCCCGCAGCCGCCGGTGAAACCCCCGAAGGTCCTCCAGCGTCTCCACCTGCCACGCCATGTGGTACATCCCGACGCGGTTCGGCTGCGGCCCCGGCGCGTCCATCCCGATCTCCTGCGTCGCGAGGTCGTGCGTCGACACCTCGTCGTCCGTCGCGTAGAACACCATCCCCGGATACTTCGCCGTCACGTGGAACCCCATGACCTCCGTGTAGAACCGCTCTGAACGCTCCACGTCCCGCACCCGGATCACTAGGTGCGTCAGCCGCTTGATCTTCGCCTTGGTTGTCGTCACTGGCACCCTCCTCAGCCCTTAGTCGACAGATCGCTCTAATGACGAGGGGCGGTAGTCCCGCCCCTTCGAATCTTGTCCCTGACCGCGTGTCGAATGACCCGCGCACCTACACCAGCGTCAGCATCCGCTCCAGCGCCAGCTTCGAGTAGTGCGCCGTCTCCTCGTCGACGGTCACCCGGTTCGGCACCCGGCCAGCCAGCAGTTCGTCCGTCACCCACAGCAGGTACGCCGGGTGGATGCGGTACATCGTCGAGCACGGGCACACCACCGGGTCCAGGCAGAACACCGTCTTGTCCGGGTTCTCGTGCGCCAGCCGGCTCACGAGGTTGATCTCCGTCCCGACGCCCCACACGCTCCCCGGCGCCGCCTCGCCGATCGTCTTCACGATCAGCTCCGTCGACCCAACGTAGTCCGCCAGCTCGACGGTCTCCATCGGGCACTCCGGGTGCACCAGGATGTTGACGTCCGGGTACGCCGCCTTCGCCTTCGCCACCTGCAATGGCGTGAACCGAGTGTGTACCGAGCAGTGTCCCTTCCACAGGATCATCTTGCTCGCTTCCAGCGCCTCCGCTGTGTGTCCGCCCAGCGGCCGGAAGGGGTTCCAGACGAGCATGTCGTCCACCGGTATGCCCATCTTCAGCCCCGTGTTGCGCCCCAGGTGCTGGTCCGGCAGGAACAGCACCCGCTTCCCTTGCTGGAACGCCCACGCGACAACCTTGCCGGCGTTCGAGGACGTGCACACAGCCCCGTTGTTCCGCCCAACGAGCGCCTTGATCTCCGCCGTCGAGTTCATGTACGTCACCGGGATGACCGAGCCCTCGCCCAGCGTCTCCATCAGGTCGTCCCAGCAGTCCTCCACGTCGCCCGTCGGCGCCATGTCCGCCATCGAGCACCCCGCGTTGATGTTCGGCAGCACCACTCGCTGGTGCGCCCCGCCGAGCACCGCTGCCGTCTCCGCCATGAAGTGCACGCCGCAGAAGATGATGAAGTTCGACTCCTGCCGCTCGGCCGCAAACTGCGAGAGCTTCAGTGAGTCCCCCCGGAAGTCCGCGAACTGGATGATGTCCTCGCGCTGGTAGTGGTGCCCGAGGATCACCGTGCTGCTCCCCAGCGCCGCGCGGTTCGCGTCGATGCGCTCAGTCAGTTGCGCGGGCGTGAGGTTGACGTACTCGTCCGGCAGTCGCTGCCAGCGGACGCCCGCGTTCAGCTCCTCCGCCAGCGGCTTCGTCTCCAGCGGCTCGACCTGACAGAAGGCCGACTGCTCCAGCTCCGTCAGGGGCACACGAGGATTTCGCAGCTTACTGTCGGCAACCGGTAGTTCCAGGGCCATGTGCTTCCTCCCGCCTACACCGCTTCCGGCTCGCCCTGCAGCGACCACGGCGATGTCTTCGTAATGCGAACGCGGGCCAGCTTCCCGTGGAAGTCCCCCGCGTCCTCAAAGAACACCAGCTTGTCCGTGCGCGTTCGTCCGCGCCACTTGCCCTTGTCCCGGCCCTCCACGAGCACCTCGAGCGTCTCGCCCAGCAGCCGCTCGTTGATCTCTGTCGCCACCCGCTCCTGCAGCGCGTCGACAGCCTTGAGCCGACGGCGCTTCACCTCCTGCGGCACGTCGTCCGTCAGCGTGCGGTGCGCGATGGTCCCCTCCCGCGTCGAGTACTGCGCGACGTGCACCTTGTCGAAGCGCACCTGCTCCAGCAGCCGGTAGCTCGCCTCGAAGGCCTCCTCCGTCTCGCCGCAGAACCCGACGATGAGGTCCGTACTCAACGCCACGCCCGGCACCGTCGACCGGATGCGCTCGATCGTCGACAGGTACTCGTCCGCCGAGTACGTCCGCCGCATCGACGACAGCACCTCGTCGTCCCCCGCCTGCATGGGCAGGTTGATGTGCTCGCACACCTTGGGCAACCCTGCGACCGCCCGGATGATGCGGTCGCTCATGTACATCGGGTGCGACGTCAGGAAGCGGATGCGCTCCAGCCCGCACACGTCGTTCAGCGCGTACAGCAGGTCCGCCAGGTCGTCGTCGCCCGGCAGGTCGTGCCCGTACGCGTCCACCGTCTGCCCCAGCAGCGTGACCTCGCGGACGCCCCGCGCCGACAGCAGCTCCGCCTCGCGGACGACGTCCGGCAGCGTGCGGCTCACCTGCCGGCCGCGCCGGTACGGGATGATGCAGAAGCTGCAGAAGAGGTCGCAGCCCTGGATAATCGGGATATAGCTCGTCACGTCGGCGTGCGCGTCCGTCAGCGGCCCGATGCACCCCTCGTAGTCGACGCCCAGCCGCTCGCCCACCAGCTCCAGCAGCGGCGCGTACTGCTGCGGCTGCATGAACACGTCGACGTGCCCGAAGCGCGCTTCCAGCGAGTCCTTCTTCGGCCCGACCATGCACCCCATCAACGCCACGATGCGCTCCGGGTTTCGCCGCTTCAGAGACTTCGCCATGCCGAGCGCGCCCACCACCTTGTCCTCCGCGCTCTGCCGCACCACGCACGAGTTGAAGACGACGACGTCAGCGTTCTGCGCCGTGGGGGCGGGCCGAAGGCCAAGCTGCTCCAGCGCGCTCGCGAGCCGGTCGGAGTCGGCCTTGTTCATCTGGCAACCGATGGTCCAGATGTGATAGCTCGTGGGCGTCCCGTCTCCCGCGCCCGGCATCGGAGGCGCCACCGCCGCCGTTTCCGGCTGCTGGATACGGGTAGCCGTCCACTGTGCTTCTTGAATTGCCATCACGCTGCCTGAAGGAGAATCGTGGGTGGCGGAGGGACAGGGATTCGAACCCTGGAGGGGCGGTTAGGCCCCCAAGCGCTTAGCAGGCGCCCGCACTAGACCACTATGCGATCCCTCCACGTATTTAAAACCGTATATCTATCGTATCAACGGCCCCTCATACCTACAATACGGATTTCGCCGCCAATTTCGTATCTGCACTTGTGAAGGATTGCACAAACACCAGTTGTGCGGCGCCCCTGTGGTACACTTCCTGCATCCTGATTGGAGCGCCGCGTGGCTGACACCGTAGACGCCCCTTCCCGCCATCCCCGCATTTTCCACGGCTGGTATATCGTGGGGATCGCGGTCACGTCGTCCATGCTGCTCTCCGGTTTCCAGACCTACGCGTTCGGCTTCTTCTTCAAGCCCATGAGCGAGGAGCTTGAGATCGGCCGCGGCGCGACCTCCGCCGTCCTCCTCATCCGCGCCGTCATCATGGGCGCCCTCGCCCTCCCCATCGGCATGGCCGTCGATCGCTACGGCCCGAAGGCCCTCATGGCCCTCGGCATCATCATCGCCGGCATGTCGACCATCGGCATGGCGTGGGTCGGCAGCCTCCTCAGCTTCTACCTCGTCTTCGGCGTCCTCCGCTCCCTCGCCCTCGCCCTCGCCGGCGGCGAAGTCACCAGCACCGTCGTCGCCAAGTGGTTCGTCCGCCACCGAGCCCTCGCGCTCGCCATCACGAGCACCGGCATCCCCCTCGGCGGCATACTCATGGCCCCGCTTGCCGCCCTCCTCATCTCCCAGTTCGACTGGCGCAGCGCCTTCGTCATTTTCGGCGTCATCACCATCGTCGTGCTCCTTGTGCCGTCGTGGCTCGTGATGCGCCGAATGCCCGAGGACATCGGCCTGCGCCCCGACGGCGAGCTCCCACGGCCCCCGCCACCCGAGTCGGACGCCGCAGCTCAGCCCGCGGCAACGCCCAGGGCGAACCCCGTTGAGCGCGATTGGACCATGGCCGAGGCCGTCCGCACGCCCTCGCTCTGGCTGATAACCCTCAGCCTCAACCTCACCATCTTCATGACCACCAGCATCACCCTGCACCAGGTCCCCTACCTGACCGACAAGGGCTTTTCGGCGGGCCTTGCCGCCGCCGCCATCATCCTGCTGACAACCGTGGCGTTGCTGGTGAAATTCTTCTGGGGGTGGATGGCCGCGCGAATACCCATCCGCTACTGCATTGCTATGAGCCAGACCCTCGACGTCGCCGCGCTGATACTGCTGCTGACCGTGTCGACAACGTGGAGCGTGATCGCCTACGCCTTCGTCTTCGGCCTTGGCCGCAGCGAGGGCCTCTTCGGCTCCCACGCCTACGCGGTCTACTTTGGCCGCCGCTTCCTCGGCAGCACCAGGGGCATCGTCGCGCCGATACGCATCGCCGCCAGCGGGGGAGGCCCCCTCATCACCGGCATCTTCTTCGACGTCACCGGCGACTACAACACGATCATTCCCATCTTCATCGGGGTAACGGTGTTGGCAGTCGGCTGCTCGCTCCTCGCCAAGCCGCCCAAACTGTCGGCGGCAAAAGCGGCAGCCGAGGCCGGTGAGAGGTAATTCGACCCGAGGCCCGAGCTAGCTAGTAGTCGCTTCCGAGCCGGTCCAGTCAGCGGGCGGCGCTGCGGAACCAAGAGCAACCCACACGGAGCCGTCCTCGAAGTGTTCCTTCTTCCAGATGGGCACGATCTCCTTGAGCCGGTCCACCATGTACATCGTCGCCGCGAAGGCCTCCTCCCGGTGTGCCGCGCCAACTGCCACCACCAGGCTCGCCTCGCCCAGCTCCAGCCGCCCGATGCGGTGCGCCAGCGCCACGTCTGTGATGCCCCAGCGCTCCTCCACCTCGTCGAAGATCTGCTGCAGCGTCTTGTATGCCATCTCCGGGTACGCCTCGTAGTCCAGCCGCACCACGCTGCGCCCGCCCGTCTCGTCCCGCGTCACGCCCTGGAACGTGACGACGCCCCCGTTCGCCGTGTTCATCACCATCGCCGTGACCCTCTCGGCGTCCAGCGGCTCGTCCGTGATGAGGATGCGAGGGTTCGGGCTGGGGTAGTCGAGCCCGCCTGACACCGGCGGAATGAGCGCCACCTCGTCCCCGGCCCGCAGCGGCTCCGAGCGCTCCACGTAAGACTGGTTCACGGCAACCATCGTCGTCGCCAGCAGCGGGACGGTGACCGGATGCGACTCCGCGAGGCAATTCAGCGCGTCCTCGACCGTCGCCCCCGCAGGCAGCGTGACCTCGATGCAGTCACTCCCCACCCGCTCGCGGTACACCGCGAACAGCCGGAGCGTAACCGTCACACCATTGGTGGTCGCCATAGCCCGATTATACGCGCGAGGGCCGGAGTTACGTAACTCCGGCCCCTCGTATCCATTCGCCCTGATCCTGTCCTGAGGCTCTCGAAGCGCCTGTCGAAGGGGACTCCGTCCCTCGCCCGTTCACCCTGAGGGAAATCGAAGGGCGAACGCCCCCTACCCCGCCTTCACCCCAGCCAGCCGCTCATTGAACTCGTCCATCGTAAACCGGTACTCCTGCGTGCCCTGCACCTCGACGGCGAACGACGCGCACACACTGCCCATCAGCGCCGCCTCCGCCAGCGTCTTGCCCTCCACCATGCCCTTGACCAGCCCGCCGCGGTACGCGTCCCCCGCTCCCGTAGGGTCGAGCGCCTGCCGCGGCGTCACGACGGGAATCGGCGTGACCTCGCCGCCAACCCGCAGCTCGGACCCATGCTCGCCCTTGGTGACGATGACCGCCTTGGCCAGCCCCGCCAGAGCACTCTCGTCGAGGCCCGTCATGTTGGCGATCAGCCCAATCTCGTAATCGTTCGCGATGAGCACCGTCGCCCCGTCGATGCACTCCCGGAGCCCGTCGGCCGTCCACGCGGGCAGGGATTGGCCCGGGTCGAAGACATAGGGCACCCCGTTCTCTTTGTAGTACTGCGAGAAGTTGGCCATGTCCTCCAGGTTGCCGGGAGAGACCACGCCCAACGCGTTTGACATGTCGTAGAAGTCGAAGGAAAAGTCTGCGGAGTGGAGCATGGCGCCCATATGGAAGCCCGTGATCTGGTTGTCGCCTTGGTCCGTCATGATATAGGCGCTCGCCGTCCGCTCCGGGTCGATCACCCGGACTCCGCTCACCCCCACGCCGTTCTCCTCCATCCAGTCCAGGTAGACGCGGCAGTCCCGCCCCAGCGTCGCCAGCGTCAGCGGCTGCTCGCCCAGCAACACCAGACAGTACGAGATGTTTCCCGCGCACCCGCCCGGACGCTCGACCATGCTGTCCACGTTGAAGCTCACGTTGATGTTGTGGATCCGGTCCGGCAGGATATGGTCCGAGAACCGGCCGGGAAAGTTCATGATCCGGTCATAGGCTAGGGAACCAGACACAAAGATAGTCATGTGTGCTCCTGCACGTAGAATGGGGCTTCAAGGTATCCCGCTCGCAGTGAGGTGTCAACGACACGTTGGGGCTACAGAAGCGTATCCAACTTGCAAATACACCTGCACGAGCATATGGTAGAAGCAGCAGCAATTTTTCTACCCTGGGGGAGAATGATGGGCCTGAACATCAAGAACGAGGAGACCTGCCGCCTCGCCGGCGAGTTGGCCCGTCTCACCGGCGAGACCATGACCGCCGCCATCACCGTCGCCCTCCGTGAGCGCTTGGATCGGGTGGGGCGCCAACCGGCAAAAGGCGATTCTGAAGCTCGCTATCGTCGAATTATGGAAATTAGTCGCGAGTCCGCTGAGTTCTTTCACAACACCACTGGACCCGGTTCGACGGACATCGGCGACTGGCTCTACGATGAGAACGGGTTGCCAAAGTGATCGTTGACTCATCAGTCGTAGTAGCCATTCTATTGGGAGAGAATGAAGCCGATGGATTTGGGCGAAAGATCGCGAATGCTGCCGGTTGCAGTATTTCGGTGGTCAATTACGTTGAAGCTTCAATGGTTATGGAAGGGCGTGGTGGGAACGCAGGAGGGTACAGGCTAGACAATTTGCTACGAGAGATGCGCATTGAACTCGCCCCCGTCACGCTCGAGCAGGCCGAGTTGGCCCGCGACGCTTGGCGGCGGTTTGGCAGGGGCAACCACCCCGCCGCCCTGAATCTCGGCGACTGTTTCTCCTACGCACTCGCGAAAGACACCGGCGAGCCCCTGCTGTTCAAGGGCAACGACTTCACGCTTACGGACATCCCCGCCGCCTGACACGTGAGGAAACTTGGCGAGCCAAACTAGAGGGGGCGCTCCCATGGGAGCGCCCCCTTGGTCTTCCTTCGAAACAGCCCCTAACCGCCGCGCGGCTGGAACGGCCACGTCCCGTTGTTCGGCTGGCTCTTCAGCGCCTCGCGACGCTCCGCCATCTCGTGCGGCAGCCGCACCACGTGCGGGTCCCACGAGCGCTTGTACTCGTCCGACACACGCTGTCCCTGACGCCCAAGCTTCTCGATCTCGATCTCCGCGTAGTCCCCGTCCTGCAGCGGCCCGAGCCCGCTGTGGTTCGTCCCCGCGAGGATCACGTCCCCCGGCTTCAGCGACATCACGTGCGACAGCGCCGCGATCACGTACTTGATGCTGTGCTCCATGTCGCTCGTGTTGTAGTTCTGCCGCAGCTCTTCGTTGACCCAGTACTGGACCTGCAGGTTGTTCGGGTCCTCGATTTCGTCCGCGGTGGTGATGGCCGGCCCGATGGGCAGGAACGTGTCGAAGCTCTTGCCGTAGTCGCCCGGCAGCTGCGACTCCCCCTCCGCCGGCGCCCGCGCCGAGACGTCGACAGCCGTCATGTACCCGAAGACGTAGTCCAGCGCCTCGTCCTCCGAGACGTTGTGCGCCGTCTTGCCGATGACCACCGCCAGCTCCGCCTCGTGGTTGAAGATCACCGGGTTGTACGCCGGCAGTTCGACGGTGTCGCCGGGGCCGATGACCGCGTCCGGCGACTTGAAGAACGTCTTCAGCGGCCGCGGTGGGTCAATGGTCACGCCCTCCTTGTAGTTGGCGTTGCCCGCCAGCACCTTCCCCGGTCGTGGCACCGGCGCTCGCAGCCACGCCTTCTCCATCGGAATCGACTCGCCCTGCGCCAGCAGCTCTAGCGCCGGCCGCAGTTCGTCGAAGTTCGTGATGATGCGCTCCATGTAGCGCTGCGGTGACGATATCGACAGGTGCCCCACAGCCTCCGTGATGTCCACGACGCCGTCTTCCTTGACGATGCAGGGCTGGAAGTCGTTGTAGAACCCGATCTTCATGGCCTCTCTCCTCTTGCTGAATTGCCTGGCTTATCGTGCCCGCGCAGGCGCGGGCACAACGCTTGTCGTCCTCTGGTCGGTGACCTACGGGTTGTACGGCGCTTGGAACGGCCACGAGCCTGTGTTGGCCTGTCCCTTCTGCGCCTCGCGGTTTGCCGCGTTCAGCGCCGGGTCCCGCAGCGCGTCCGGGTCCCACGTCCGCTTCATCGAGTCCACGATGTTGTGGCCCTGCCGTCCGAGTCCCTCGATCTCGACCTCGCCGAAGTCGCCGTCCTGCAGCGGGCCCAGGTTCCCGTGGTTCGTCCCGCCCATGATCAGGTCGCCCGGCTTCAGCGTCATGACGTGCGACAGCGTCGCGATCATGTTGGCGATCCCCGCCTCCATGTCGCTGGTGTTGTAGTCCTGCCGCAGCTTGCCGTTGACGAAGTACTTGATCTGCAGATTGTTCGGGTCCGCCACCTCGTCCGCGGTGGTGATGGCCGGGCCCATGGGCAGGAACGTGTCGAAGCTCTTGTCGTAGTGCGACGGCGGTGTGCCGGGCACTTCCGCCTCGTCCGCCTCCGGCGCGCGCGCCGAAACGTCGACAGTCGTCGTGTACCCGAAGACGTAGTTCAACGCGTCATCCGGCGACACCCGCTTGGCCTCCCTGCCGATGACCACCCCCAGCTCCGCCTCGTGGTTGAAGATGACCGGCCGGAACGTCGGCAACACCACCGTGTCGCCGTTCCCGATGACCGCGTCGGGCGACTTGAAGAAGGTGCGCAGCGGCTTGGGCGGGTCGACGTCGACACCCTCCTTGAAGTTCCCCTCGCCGCAGAGGACCTTGCCCGGTCGCGGCAGCGGCGGGCGCAGCCGCACCTGCCCGAGCGGCGTCACCGCGCCCGAAGCTGCCGCCTGTTCCAGCGCAGGCCGAAGGCTGTCGAAGTCGCCGATGATCCGCTCCATGTACAGTTGTGGGTCACCCTCGTCGAGGTGTCCCACCTGTGCGGAGATGTCCACGACACCGTCGTCCTTGAGGATGCACGGCTTGAAGTCGTCGTAGAAACCAATCTTCATGGCTTCCCTTCCTTTCCGCCCGCCGGGCACAGGCGTACCGCTACGCTCGTGCGCCGTTTGGGCGGTGATAGGATATAGGGCAAGATTGCGCGGCTGTCAAGCATTGCGGGCATTTGGCGCGCACGTACCTTCCGTGACGCCTCCCTGCTAGAATGACTGCAACAGTCAGGCGCACAGGAGCCTATGGAAGAGCGGTTGGTTTCCAGCGCGGAGCAGATAGAGGACACGGGGCTGGACCGCACCCTGCGGCCCCGGCGCCTCGCGGACTACGTCGGTCAGGGCCGCGTCAAGGAGAACCT is from Chloroflexota bacterium and encodes:
- a CDS encoding VOC family protein; its protein translation is MTTTKAKIKRLTHLVIRVRDVERSERFYTEVMGFHVTAKYPGMVFYATDDEVSTHDLATQEIGMDAPGPQPNRVGMYHMAWQVETLEDLRGFHRRLRELEVPIVGYGEHGLGFGIYFLDPDGNEIEVVYELPKEEWPDGKPQLRGRVPFVVELD
- the nadA gene encoding quinolinate synthase NadA — its product is MALELPVADSKLRNPRVPLTELEQSAFCQVEPLETKPLAEELNAGVRWQRLPDEYVNLTPAQLTERIDANRAALGSSTVILGHHYQREDIIQFADFRGDSLKLSQFAAERQESNFIIFCGVHFMAETAAVLGGAHQRVVLPNINAGCSMADMAPTGDVEDCWDDLMETLGEGSVIPVTYMNSTAEIKALVGRNNGAVCTSSNAGKVVAWAFQQGKRVLFLPDQHLGRNTGLKMGIPVDDMLVWNPFRPLGGHTAEALEASKMILWKGHCSVHTRFTPLQVAKAKAAYPDVNILVHPECPMETVELADYVGSTELIVKTIGEAAPGSVWGVGTEINLVSRLAHENPDKTVFCLDPVVCPCSTMYRIHPAYLLWVTDELLAGRVPNRVTVDEETAHYSKLALERMLTLV
- the miaB gene encoding tRNA (N6-isopentenyl adenosine(37)-C2)-methylthiotransferase MiaB, with the protein product MAIQEAQWTATRIQQPETAAVAPPMPGAGDGTPTSYHIWTIGCQMNKADSDRLASALEQLGLRPAPTAQNADVVVFNSCVVRQSAEDKVVGALGMAKSLKRRNPERIVALMGCMVGPKKDSLEARFGHVDVFMQPQQYAPLLELVGERLGVDYEGCIGPLTDAHADVTSYIPIIQGCDLFCSFCIIPYRRGRQVSRTLPDVVREAELLSARGVREVTLLGQTVDAYGHDLPGDDDLADLLYALNDVCGLERIRFLTSHPMYMSDRIIRAVAGLPKVCEHINLPMQAGDDEVLSSMRRTYSADEYLSTIERIRSTVPGVALSTDLIVGFCGETEEAFEASYRLLEQVRFDKVHVAQYSTREGTIAHRTLTDDVPQEVKRRRLKAVDALQERVATEINERLLGETLEVLVEGRDKGKWRGRTRTDKLVFFEDAGDFHGKLARVRITKTSPWSLQGEPEAV
- a CDS encoding MFS transporter gives rise to the protein MADTVDAPSRHPRIFHGWYIVGIAVTSSMLLSGFQTYAFGFFFKPMSEELEIGRGATSAVLLIRAVIMGALALPIGMAVDRYGPKALMALGIIIAGMSTIGMAWVGSLLSFYLVFGVLRSLALALAGGEVTSTVVAKWFVRHRALALAITSTGIPLGGILMAPLAALLISQFDWRSAFVIFGVITIVVLLVPSWLVMRRMPEDIGLRPDGELPRPPPPESDAAAQPAATPRANPVERDWTMAEAVRTPSLWLITLSLNLTIFMTTSITLHQVPYLTDKGFSAGLAAAAIILLTTVALLVKFFWGWMAARIPIRYCIAMSQTLDVAALILLLTVSTTWSVIAYAFVFGLGRSEGLFGSHAYAVYFGRRFLGSTRGIVAPIRIAASGGGPLITGIFFDVTGDYNTIIPIFIGVTVLAVGCSLLAKPPKLSAAKAAAEAGER
- a CDS encoding MoaD family protein, with protein sequence MATTNGVTVTLRLFAVYRERVGSDCIEVTLPAGATVEDALNCLAESHPVTVPLLATTMVAVNQSYVERSEPLRAGDEVALIPPVSGGLDYPSPNPRILITDEPLDAERVTAMVMNTANGGVVTFQGVTRDETGGRSVVRLDYEAYPEMAYKTLQQIFDEVEERWGITDVALAHRIGRLELGEASLVVAVGAAHREEAFAATMYMVDRLKEIVPIWKKEHFEDGSVWVALGSAAPPADWTGSEATTS
- a CDS encoding carbohydrate kinase family protein; this translates as MTIFVSGSLAYDRIMNFPGRFSDHILPDRIHNINVSFNVDSMVERPGGCAGNISYCLVLLGEQPLTLATLGRDCRVYLDWMEENGVGVSGVRVIDPERTASAYIMTDQGDNQITGFHMGAMLHSADFSFDFYDMSNALGVVSPGNLEDMANFSQYYKENGVPYVFDPGQSLPAWTADGLRECIDGATVLIANDYEIGLIANMTGLDESALAGLAKAVIVTKGEHGSELRVGGEVTPIPVVTPRQALDPTGAGDAYRGGLVKGMVEGKTLAEAALMGSVCASFAVEVQGTQEYRFTMDEFNERLAGVKAG
- a CDS encoding type II toxin-antitoxin system VapB family antitoxin, with amino-acid sequence MGLNIKNEETCRLAGELARLTGETMTAAITVALRERLDRVGRQPAKGDSEARYRRIMEISRESAEFFHNTTGPGSTDIGDWLYDENGLPK
- a CDS encoding type II toxin-antitoxin system VapC family toxin; the encoded protein is MIVDSSVVVAILLGENEADGFGRKIANAAGCSISVVNYVEASMVMEGRGGNAGGYRLDNLLREMRIELAPVTLEQAELARDAWRRFGRGNHPAALNLGDCFSYALAKDTGEPLLFKGNDFTLTDIPAA
- a CDS encoding fumarylacetoacetate hydrolase family protein, whose product is MKIGFYNDFQPCIVKEDGVVDITEAVGHLSISSPQRYMERIITNFDELRPALELLAQGESIPMEKAWLRAPVPRPGKVLAGNANYKEGVTIDPPRPLKTFFKSPDAVIGPGDTVELPAYNPVIFNHEAELAVVIGKTAHNVSEDEALDYVFGYMTAVDVSARAPAEGESQLPGDYGKSFDTFLPIGPAITTADEIEDPNNLQVQYWVNEELRQNYNTSDMEHSIKYVIAALSHVMSLKPGDVILAGTNHSGLGPLQDGDYAEIEIEKLGRQGQRVSDEYKRSWDPHVVRLPHEMAERREALKSQPNNGTWPFQPRGG
- a CDS encoding fumarylacetoacetate hydrolase family protein; protein product: MKIGFYDDFKPCILKDDGVVDISAQVGHLDEGDPQLYMERIIGDFDSLRPALEQAAASGAVTPLGQVRLRPPLPRPGKVLCGEGNFKEGVDVDPPKPLRTFFKSPDAVIGNGDTVVLPTFRPVIFNHEAELGVVIGREAKRVSPDDALNYVFGYTTTVDVSARAPEADEAEVPGTPPSHYDKSFDTFLPMGPAITTADEVADPNNLQIKYFVNGKLRQDYNTSDMEAGIANMIATLSHVMTLKPGDLIMGGTNHGNLGPLQDGDFGEVEIEGLGRQGHNIVDSMKRTWDPDALRDPALNAANREAQKGQANTGSWPFQAPYNP